The Halomonas sp. HAL1 genome segment GCCACCATTCGTGACTTGCTCAAGCTCAAGCCGGCAGAAACGCCGATTGCGCTGGAGGAAGTAGAGCCGGTTGAAGAGCTGCTGCCGCGCTTTGATAGCGCCGGTATGTCGTTGGGCGCGCTCTCGCCGGAAGCTCACGAAGCGCTGGCCCAGGCCATGAACGAAGCGGGCGGCCGCTCCAACTCTGGCGAAGGCGGTGAAGACCCGGCGCGCTACGGCACTATCCGTAGCTCGAAAATCAAGCAGATCGCCTCCGGCCGTTTTGGCGTGACGCCCCATTATCTGGTCAACGCAGAAGTACTGCAGATCAAGGTCGCCCAGGGCGCCAAACCCGGTGAGGGCGGGCAGCTGCCTGGCGGCAAAGTGAACGAACTGATTGCCCGGCTGCGCTACGCGGTACCCGGCGTCACGCTGATTTCACCGCCGCCGCACCACGATATTTATTCTATCGAAGATTTGGCCCAGCTGATTTTTGACCTCAAACAGGTCAATCCGGATGCCCAGGTGTCGGTGAAGCTGGTATCGGAACCGGGGATCGGCACGATCGCCACCGGTGTGGCCAAGGCCTACGCGGATTTGATTACCGTGTCCGGCTACGATGGCGGCACGGCGGCCAGCCCGCTGACCTCGATCAAACATGCCGGTTCTCCTTGGGAGCTGGGGCTTCCTGAAGTGCATCAGGCGCTGCGTATCAACGGCCTGCGCGACAAGATTCGCCTGCAGACCGATGGCGGCCTAAAAACTGGTCTCGACGTTGTTAAAGCGGCGATACTCGGTGCAGAGAGCTTCGGTTTTGGCACCGCGCCGATGGTCGCGTTGGGCTGTAAGTACCTGCGCATCTGTCACCTCAACAATTGCGCCACCGGTGTCGCCACTCAGGATGATTTCCTGCGCGGCGAGCACTTCCGTGGCACCGTGGATATGGTTAAAAACTACTTCCGCTTTATTGCCGAAGAAGTGCGTGAGCTGATGGCGGTATTGGGTGTGCGCAAGCTGACCGATCTAATCGGGCGTACCGATTTGCTTGAAGTGTTGGAAGGCAACACGGCTTCCCAGCGTAAGCTTGATCTTACGCCGCTGCTAGCGAATGATTTTGTGCCTAAAGATGCACCGCAGTTCTGTAAGGTCAGCCGTAACGTGCCGCACGATCCGGGTGCTAAAAACCAGGAAGTGCTGGCGGCGCTGAAAGACGCCATCGAAAATCGCTCGGGCGGTGAGTTCGATTTCACCATCACCAACTGCGACCGCAGTGTGGCGGCGCTAACCTCTGGCGCGATTGCCAAGCGCTATGGCGAAGAGGGCCTGGAAACGGCACCGATCACCGCTCGCTTTACTGGCGTAGCAGGCCAGAGCTTTGGGGTGTGGAATGCGCGTGGCTTGAATTTATATCTCGAAGGCGACGCCAACGATTACGTCGGCAAGGGCATGAACGGCGGCAGCATCGTGATTGTGCCGCCCAAAGTCAGTCAGTTTGAGAGCCATAAAACGGCGATTATCGGTAATACCTGCCTTTACGGTGCCACCGGCGGTACATTGTTTGCAGCCGGTACGGCGGGTGAGCGCTTCGGGGTGCGTAATTCCGGTGCTTCTGCAGTCATTGAAGGCGCAGGCGACCACTGCTGCGAATACATGACCGGCGGTTTGGTCTGTGTGCTTGGTGAAACGGGCGTTAACTTCGGCGCAGGTATGACCGGTGGGTTTGCCTATGTGTTGGATGAAGATCGCACCTTCGTGGATAAATACAACCATGAGCTGGTTGAGATTCATCGCGTCAACACAGAGGCCATGGAGGCGTATCGTCGTCACCTGCGTGAAATGATTGAAGCCTATGTGGCCGCGACGGGTTCCGCGCGCGGGGCGGCTATTTTGGAAGACTTCAGCGACTATGCGCGCCACTTCTGGCTGGTGAAGCCAAAAGCGGCCAGCCTAGGTAGTTTGCTGGATCAGTCTCGGCGTCAGCCGCAATAACTCGCTTATGCCCCTCACGCTGACAGGAGAGAGATCATGGCTAACCGTTTAAATAACGATTTTCAGTTTGTCGATGTGGGTCGTAAGGACCCACAAAAGAAAGATGCCCGCGCCCGTGCTAAAGAGTTCGCGGAGATCTACGAACCGTTCAAGCCCACCGACGCGGCAAGCCAAGCGCACCGCTGCCTGCACTGCGGTAACCCGTACTGCGAGTGGAAGTGCCCGGTGCACAACTACATCCCCAACTGGCTGCAGCTGGTGGTGGAAGGCAACATCATTGAAGCCGCTGAGCTCTCGCACAAAACCAACTCGCTGCCCGAAGTGTGTGGCCGTGTGTGCCCGCAGGATCGTCTGTGTGAAGGCGACTGTACGCTGAACGATGGCTTTGGCGCGGTGACCATTGGTTCGGTGGAGAAGTACATCACCGATACGGCGTTTGCCATGGGCTGGCGTCCGGATATGTCCCACGTTACCTGGACCGACAAGAAGGTCGCCATTATCGGTGCAGGCCCTGCGGGCCTGGGCTGTGCCGACATTCTGGCCCGTAACGGCGTCAAGCCGGTGGTGTTCGACAAGTACCCGGAAATCGGTGGCCTGCTGACCTTTGGTATTCCCGAGTTCAAGCTGGAAAAGAGCGTGATGGAGCGCCGCCGCGCGGTGTTTGAAGAGATGGGCGTCGAGTTCCGCCTCAATACCGAAATCGGCATCGATATCGAGTTTGAAACCTTGATGCAGGAGTACGATGCGGTATTCCTGGGGATGGGCACTTATAAATACATGGAAGGCGGCTTCCCTGGCGAAGACCTGCCGGGCGTTTACAAAGCGCTGGACTTCCTGATTGCCAACGTCAACCGCTGTCTGGGTTTTGAAAAAGATCCCAACGACTATATCTCCATGGAAGGCAAGCGTGTGGTCGTTCTGGGCGGCGGCGATACGGCGATGGACTGTAACCGTACGTCCATTCGCCAGAACGCTACCAGCGTGACCTGTGCCTATCGTCGTGACGAGGGCAACATGCCGGGGTCGCGTCGTGAGGTCTCCAATGCCCGTGAAGAGGGCGTTGAGTTTCTGTTCAACCGTCAGCCGGTCGCGGTCGTCGGCGAAGAGAAAGTCGAGGGCGTGAAGGTGGTGCGCACGCGCTTGGGCGAGCCGGACGAAAATGGCCGTCAGCGTCCTGAAGTGGTGCCCGGCTCTGAAGAGATCATCGCGGCGGATGCAGTGGTCATTGCTTTTGGCTTCCAGGCCAGCCCCGCGCCGTGGTTCGATAGCTCTAATATCCAAGTTGACGAGCGCGACCGCGTCACCGCACCGGAGCACGGCCAGTACGCCTTCCAAACCAGCAACGAAAAAATCTTTGCCGGTGGCGATATGGTGCGCGGCTCTGATTTGGTGGTCACGGCGATTTACGAAGGCCGTCAAGCGGCGGAAGGTATTCTGGACTACCTGGGCGTGTAAAAGCGCTGCCTTTATAGGCTTCATGTCATCGCGAGCGAAGCGTGGCGATCTGGGGTTAGATTGCCGCGTCGCTGCGCTCCTCTCAATGACAGGGCGCGATGCTTCAGAATGACAGCGCATATTTAGCTTCATGTCATCGCGAGCAAAGCGTGGCGATCTGGGGTTAGATTGCCGCGTCGCTGCGCTCCTCAATGAAAGGGACTCCTCCCCTCTCGAAGCTTCAGCGAGCTACATTGATAGTTGAACCACATCAATGCGGAGGGGAAGAGCCATGAACAAGCATACGACGATAGGTATTGATCTGGCAAAGCGTGTTTTTCAAGTGTGTGTTGTCGACACCCGCTCCTCGCGTGTTCAGGTCAACAAAGAGCTTAAACGGCATCAGGTCTTGGATTTTATGCGCCGCCAACCGGCCTGTCGGGTATTTATGGAAGCGTGCGGTGGATCGCATTATTGGGCGCGACAACTGCAGGCCCTCGGCCATACCGTTGCCCTCATTTCGCCCCAGTTTGTGACGCCTTTTCGCAAAGGGCACAAGACAGATGCCAATGACGCCCTCGCTATTGTAGAAGCCGGATGTCGTCCGGACATGCGCTTTGTACCACTCAAAAGCGTAGAGCAGCAGGATATTCAGAGCCTGCACCGCATTCGGGAGAGGTACATCCATCAGCGCACCCAGTTGATCAATCAGGTTCATGGGTTATTGCAGGAATATGGAGTGATCAGCGGTCGGGGACAGAAAGCGTTAAAGCAACGTGTCTGGCTCGCCCTGGAAGATGCCGATAACGAGCTTTCGATGCTGATGCGTGACTTGATTGCCGAGCAAATGGCGGAGCTGGATCGACTCAACGAGCGTATTCAGTCACTGGATAAGCGCGTGGAGCAGATGAGCCGTGCGGTGATGCCTTGTCGCCAACTGTTGGCGATTGAGGGAGTGGGACCGGTGGTCGCCACCCAGCTCTATAGCGCCCTCGGTAACGGCAACGCCTTCAAGAAAGGTCGCCAAGCGTCAGCCTATCTGGGGTTGACGCCGACACAACACAGCAGTGGTGGCATCGCGAAGATCAAGGGCATTGGCCGAACGGGGCAAATCTCGCTGAAAGCCGCCCTGATACGCGGCGCACACTCGGCCATCAACACCGTGGGTGACAAGCAGGATGCCAAAAGCCGTTGGCTACGCGCGCTGGTCGCACGCGTGGGCAAGAACAAAGCGGCTGTCGCGTTAGCGAACAAGACAGTACGAACCGCCTGGGCGGTTCTGCACAGCGGACAGTCCTATTGTAGAGAGTTTAACGACGGTTCAGCGCTGATGGTGAGCTAAGCGGTAGCACCATCAGCGGCTAAGCGCCGAGAGGCGGCTACCTTGTTGCCGGGCAACGATCGATGAAAAACAGGTCAGACCGACCTTCTCGCAACCTGATCATTGCGATGGCTGAAAAAGCCTACGCCTCGTTGAGGAGAGAAGGTGCGCGACGTTCATCAGGGTCAGGGGATAGCGTCCCCATCAAGAGACCGACTATACGCACGCATCGGCTTATGTTTTTCCATCATCGTCGTTTGCAACCGGGGAGGAGTCCCTATACGCAATGACAGGGCGCGATGCTTCACAATGACAGCGCATATTTAGCTGCATGTCATCGCGAGCAAAGCGTGGCGATCTGGGGTTAGATTGCCGCGTCGCTGCGCTCCTCTCAATGACAGGGCGCGATGCTTCACAATGACAGCGCTTACTTTAAGCAGTGCAGTTCAAATTGAGCCTTAGGTCGTAATCTGCTAGTCTGTCGACCCATCCTGGCGTGGCTTTCTGCCGTGCCTTCTGATCACGTTTCGACAGGTTATCCATGACACGATATATCTTCGTGACCGGCGGCGTTGTGTCCTCTCTTGGCAAGGGCATCGCCTCCGCCTCGCTTGCGGCGATTTTAGAGGCCCGCGGCCTTAAGGTCACCATGCTCAAGCTCGACCCGTACATCAACGTGGATCCGGGCACCATGAGCCCTTTCCAGCACGGTGAGGTGTTCGTCACAGAAGATGGTGCCGAAACCGACCTTGATCTCGGGCATTACGAGCGCTTCATTCGCACCAAGATGACCCAGCGCAATAACTTTACGACCGGCCGTGTTTACGAGCACGTACTGCGTAAAGAGCGTCGTGGCGACTATTTAGGCGGCACCGTTCAGGTCATCCCGCACATCACCGACGAGATCAAGCAGCGCGTTTACGCGGGCGGCGAAGGTTTTGATGTGGCGCTGGTGGAAATCGGCGGTACGGTCGGTGATATTGAATCGCTGCCTTTTCTTGAATCCATTCGCCAAATCCGTAGTGAACAGGGCGCTAACCGCGCGCTGTTTATGCACCTAACCCTGGTGCCCTACATCAAAACGGCGGGTGAGACCAAAACCAAACCGACCCAGCACAGCGTGAAAGAGCTGCGCTCCATCGGTATCCAGCCGGATATTTTGATTTGCCGCAGCGAAGTTGAGCTGGAAGAGAGCGAGCGTCGCAAAATCGCCCTGTTCACCAACGTCGAAGAGCGTGCCGTGGTGCCGCTGCAGGATGCCGATACGATTTATCGCATTCCGCTGATGCTCCATGAACACGGTCTGGACGAGATCGTTTGCGATAAGCTGCGCCTGGAAGCCCCGGAAGCAGATTTATCCGAGTGGGTGAAGGTGCTCGATGCCAAGCTCAACCCGCTCAAGTCCGTCAGTATCGCCATGGTCGGTAAGTACATGGAGCTGCTGGATGCCTACAAGTCGCTCAACGAAGCGCTGATTCACGCCGGCATCCAAGGTCGCATTAAGGTCAACGTCGACTATATTGACTCCGAAGACATCGAGCGCCACGGCACCG includes the following:
- a CDS encoding FAD-dependent oxidoreductase yields the protein MANRLNNDFQFVDVGRKDPQKKDARARAKEFAEIYEPFKPTDAASQAHRCLHCGNPYCEWKCPVHNYIPNWLQLVVEGNIIEAAELSHKTNSLPEVCGRVCPQDRLCEGDCTLNDGFGAVTIGSVEKYITDTAFAMGWRPDMSHVTWTDKKVAIIGAGPAGLGCADILARNGVKPVVFDKYPEIGGLLTFGIPEFKLEKSVMERRRAVFEEMGVEFRLNTEIGIDIEFETLMQEYDAVFLGMGTYKYMEGGFPGEDLPGVYKALDFLIANVNRCLGFEKDPNDYISMEGKRVVVLGGGDTAMDCNRTSIRQNATSVTCAYRRDEGNMPGSRREVSNAREEGVEFLFNRQPVAVVGEEKVEGVKVVRTRLGEPDENGRQRPEVVPGSEEIIAADAVVIAFGFQASPAPWFDSSNIQVDERDRVTAPEHGQYAFQTSNEKIFAGGDMVRGSDLVVTAIYEGRQAAEGILDYLGV
- a CDS encoding IS110 family transposase, which produces MNKHTTIGIDLAKRVFQVCVVDTRSSRVQVNKELKRHQVLDFMRRQPACRVFMEACGGSHYWARQLQALGHTVALISPQFVTPFRKGHKTDANDALAIVEAGCRPDMRFVPLKSVEQQDIQSLHRIRERYIHQRTQLINQVHGLLQEYGVISGRGQKALKQRVWLALEDADNELSMLMRDLIAEQMAELDRLNERIQSLDKRVEQMSRAVMPCRQLLAIEGVGPVVATQLYSALGNGNAFKKGRQASAYLGLTPTQHSSGGIAKIKGIGRTGQISLKAALIRGAHSAINTVGDKQDAKSRWLRALVARVGKNKAAVALANKTVRTAWAVLHSGQSYCREFNDGSALMVS
- a CDS encoding CTP synthase, whose amino-acid sequence is MTRYIFVTGGVVSSLGKGIASASLAAILEARGLKVTMLKLDPYINVDPGTMSPFQHGEVFVTEDGAETDLDLGHYERFIRTKMTQRNNFTTGRVYEHVLRKERRGDYLGGTVQVIPHITDEIKQRVYAGGEGFDVALVEIGGTVGDIESLPFLESIRQIRSEQGANRALFMHLTLVPYIKTAGETKTKPTQHSVKELRSIGIQPDILICRSEVELEESERRKIALFTNVEERAVVPLQDADTIYRIPLMLHEHGLDEIVCDKLRLEAPEADLSEWVKVLDAKLNPLKSVSIAMVGKYMELLDAYKSLNEALIHAGIQGRIKVNVDYIDSEDIERHGTERLAGKDAILVPGGFGERGVEGKIMTAQFARENNVPYLGICLGMQVAVIEFARNVAGWKDANSTEFTHDTQHPVVGLITEWLNPEGKIELRDAASDLGGTMRLGGQVCHLETGTKAREAYGADEIVERHRHRFEVNNQFIDELEKAGLVISGKSVDQSLVEVIELADHPWYVACQFHPEFTSTPRDGHPLFSGFVNAALEHKTARNRAHAHSQE